A genomic window from Mesorhizobium sp. 131-2-1 includes:
- a CDS encoding YdeI/OmpD-associated family protein — translation MPPVKVDPGKVHEFPDADSFRAWLGRHHASETEVWIKIHKVGSGLPSITPKQAIDVVLCFGWIDAVRKSLDGKSYLQRYTPRGKKSIWSRINIDNVARLVEEGRMTEHGLSEVEAAKADGRWARAYGGSREMTIPPDLQAAIDAEPKAKEMLARLSAQNRFALAFRTHNMKTEAGRRKKIADLVEMLKRGETIHPQKKK, via the coding sequence ATGCCCCCTGTAAAAGTCGATCCCGGCAAGGTGCATGAATTCCCCGACGCCGACAGCTTCCGTGCCTGGCTCGGCCGTCACCACGCCAGCGAGACCGAGGTCTGGATCAAGATCCACAAGGTCGGTTCCGGCCTGCCCTCGATCACGCCGAAGCAGGCCATCGACGTGGTGCTCTGCTTCGGCTGGATCGACGCGGTGCGCAAGAGCCTGGACGGCAAGAGCTACCTGCAGCGCTACACGCCGCGCGGCAAGAAGAGCATCTGGAGCAGGATCAACATCGACAATGTCGCCCGCCTGGTCGAGGAGGGCCGCATGACCGAACACGGTCTGAGCGAGGTCGAGGCGGCCAAGGCCGACGGCCGCTGGGCGCGCGCCTATGGCGGCTCTCGCGAGATGACCATTCCGCCTGACCTGCAGGCCGCCATCGACGCAGAGCCGAAGGCGAAGGAAATGCTGGCAAGGCTCAGCGCCCAGAACCGCTTCGCGCTCGCGTTCCGCACCCACAACATGAAGACCGAGGCCGGCCGCAGGAAGAAGATCGCCGACCTCGTCGAGATGCTGAAACGCGGCGAGACGATCCATCCGCAGAAGAAGAAATAG
- a CDS encoding S1C family serine protease: MTLDHISRSVVAVRATVPDDAFTANTLGTRREGSGVVIRDDGLVLTIGYLITEAEEVWLTDQDGRVVPAHALAYDQESGFGLVQALSPLGLPAVALGDAHKASIGDGVTLVDGIGQSVRSHIVTKQEFAGYWEYLLDEAIFIAPAHPSWGGAALFDKLGNLLGVGSLRLQMSRAGEVADINMIVPINLLPPILDDLLTRGSVARPPRPWLGAFSAESNGVVVVMSVAEGGPAAKAGLRQGDIISDVRDGEVDGLADFYRKLWQNPAGSEIPLRVVRDGRETWLRVKSADRNSFLRKPHLQ, encoded by the coding sequence ATGACTCTCGACCACATTTCTCGCTCCGTCGTGGCTGTCCGCGCCACGGTCCCGGACGACGCCTTCACCGCCAACACGCTGGGCACGCGCCGCGAAGGCAGTGGCGTCGTCATCCGCGACGACGGGCTGGTGCTGACCATCGGCTATCTCATCACCGAGGCCGAGGAGGTCTGGCTGACCGACCAGGACGGCCGCGTCGTGCCCGCGCACGCGCTCGCCTACGACCAGGAATCGGGCTTCGGCCTGGTGCAGGCGCTTTCGCCACTCGGCCTGCCAGCTGTGGCGCTGGGCGATGCCCACAAGGCCAGCATCGGCGACGGCGTGACGCTCGTCGACGGCATCGGCCAGAGCGTGCGCTCCCATATCGTCACCAAGCAGGAATTCGCCGGCTATTGGGAATATCTGCTCGACGAGGCGATCTTCATCGCGCCCGCCCATCCTTCCTGGGGCGGTGCGGCGCTGTTCGACAAACTCGGCAACCTGCTAGGGGTCGGGTCACTGCGCCTGCAGATGAGCCGTGCCGGCGAAGTCGCCGACATCAACATGATCGTACCGATCAACCTTTTGCCGCCGATCCTCGATGACCTGCTGACGCGCGGCAGCGTTGCCAGGCCGCCGCGACCCTGGCTAGGCGCCTTCTCGGCCGAGTCGAACGGCGTGGTGGTGGTGATGAGCGTCGCCGAGGGCGGCCCCGCCGCCAAGGCCGGCCTGCGCCAGGGCGACATCATCTCCGACGTCAGGGATGGCGAGGTCGACGGGCTGGCCGACTTCTACCGCAAGCTCTGGCAGAACCCGGCCGGCTCCGAAATCCCGCTGCGCGTGGTGCGCGACGGCCGCGAAACCTGGCTCAGAGTGAAATCCGCCGACCGCAACAGCTTTTTGCGCAAGCCGCATTTGCAGTAG